The following DNA comes from Candidatus Micrarchaeia archaeon.
ATTCGCGTCGGTTGCGAATGCCGAGAAGAGCGCGAGCGCGCCGAGCGCCGCGCCTGCTATCGCGAATCCTTTCGTGGTCGCCTTGGTGGTGTTGCCTACCGCGTCCAATTCATCGGTAATCGCGCGCACCTTTTCAGAAAGCCCGGACATCTCCGCTATGCCGCCCGCGTTGTCTGTTATCGGGCCGTACGAATCTATCGCAATCACTATTCCGCTCAGCGAAATCATCGAGGCCGCAGCAAACGCGATTCCATATATGCCCGCGAGCTTGAACGATATGGCTATCGCGGCCACTATGAGGAGCACCGGCAGCGCGGTGGATTCCATCCCCACCGCGAGCCCCTGGATGAGGTTCGTTCCTGCGCCGGTCTTGGCCGCGTTGGCAACGCTTTGCACAGGCTTGTGCTCCTTTGCGGTGTAATACTCAGTTATCAGGAAAATCAGCGCGGTCGCGGCTATTCCCACTAATGCGGATGCGAAAAGCTCCATCTTGCTTATTGCAAGATATGCCCCTATCGCCATGAGCACTGCCGTGCCGAGTATCCCCTTGTAGAAAGCGTTCATTATCTTCTTGTCCGGGCCCACGCTCACCAGGAACGAGCCGAACACGCTCGCGACCCCGCCTATGGCTGCAATCAGGAGCGGGTATGACGCGTACTCGGGCGGCATTCCTGGCGCTGAGCCGATGAGTATTGCGGCGATGATGGTAACCACGAAGGACTCGAACACGTCCGCCGCCATTCCTGCGCAGTCCCCTACGTTGTCCCCTACGTTGTCTGCTATCACTGCTGGGTTCCTGGGATCATCTTCAGGAATTCCCTTTTCTATTTTTCCGACCAAATCCGCGCCAACATCCGCAGCTTTGGTGTATATGCCCCCCCCGACCCTTGCGAATAGTGATATTAGGGACGCCCCGAAACCGAACCCTATGAGCGGAATCACGCCGAAAACCGCGTAGAGCCCGCTCACCGAGACCAGGCCGAGGCCTATGAGGGCCATCCCTGTAACTGCGCCGCCGCTGAACGCGAGCCCGAGGGCTTTCGCGAGCCCCTGCTTGGCTCCTTCAGCCACGCGCACGTTGGCGCGCACCGAGACCATCATGCCCACGTAGCCTGCCAGCGCAGATGTGAGCACGCCTGCGGAGAATGCCGCGCCGGTCTGCCATCCGATGAAATACCCTATGACCAATGCGAGAATTATCGCGAGCGGGACCAGTGTCTTGTACTGCCTCGTGAGGAACGCGTTGGCTCCCTCCTGTATGGCTTTCGCTATTTCCTGCATCTTCTCGCTGCCCTGCGGGGCCTTGAGAATCGCGTAGACCAGGTAGGCTGCGTACAGCAGAACGAATATTCCTGCGCCCATGGCCGCAAGTATTGCATCAATCATGGATTCACCTCTAAATGCTGATGGAACAGGATTATGGTTGGAAAAGAAAAATTTAAAAGCATGGGGGCTAGCCGTACATCGTTTCCGGAGGATGCGCCCCTATTATCCTTGCCCTCGTAGGTAGTATGGGCTCCTGGAGCTTCCCGAACTTCGATTCGTATTCCTCGAGGCTCTTCGTGAGCCAAAGGAGCACGTGCTTGAGCGTGGCCGGAGTCACTATTATTTTCACCTTGTGCGAGACCTCCACTATCTGCGGGCCTTCCCTGCCTAACGTTTCAAGCTTCCGGTTAGGGGAATAAAAGGTGATGTGGAAGCCGCCTTGGGAATCGAAGCCGCCGAGCGCTCCGGTGGCATAAACTTCTCTGTAATCAGGATCCTTCACGTGCACCAATTCAGGCAACTCCGGCTCTTTCTGCTTCTCTTTCCTGGCTCTCTTCGGCATCAATACCACCGAGGCGAATTCGGCGGAAAGCTAAATAAGGGTTTGCACGCTCAAGTTGCAAAATTGAAAAAATTCGCTCCCATCGGGATTGTCAGCTTGCTGACAAATTTTCGCGTCAGCGAAAGCTTTTGAACCCGAGTTAGTGGATTGAAAGTCCACCGTCCTTGACCGAGCTAGACTATGGGAGCAAGTTATGACTACCTGACCGTTTCCTGTCTCGTGTCTTCGGTCTCTTGTTTTGCGAAACACGAAACAAGAATCAGAATTTCACGCCTGCGCCCCGCAGGGTGGCGAGAATCTGCGTATGCACTTCTTCTATGCCCTTGCTGGCATCCACTAGGCGCCAGTTGTCAGTAAGGAACTTATCCTTGAACAATTTTAAATAGTTTGCACGCACGCCCCCCAGGTAGCTTGCACTTTCCTCGTACCTGTCCAGGGCCTTCTGCCTGCTTTTCCTCGCCTGGGAAATTTCCGGAGTCAAGTCCAGGTAAATCACCAAATCAGGTTTAAGGAAACTGCTCGCTTCGATTATCTTTTTCGCGTTCGCGTAGTTTATCCCGTCCAATTCGTACGCGATGGTGGAAAAAACATATCGGTCAAGGACAGCTAATTCGGATTTCGCAACCGCTTCCTGCTCGTTCGCTATGTCTGCCAGGAAGAGGTGGAACAGGGATTTCGAGCCGAGCGCGATTTTTTTCTCCAGGTAATCGTTGAGTATGCCGAACTTTTTCGTGGGGTACTTGAAATGATCGAATTTGAGGCCGCGCTTCAGCAGCTCGAGTTGCGTATCCTTTCCAGACCCATCAATACCTTCGAAGACGATTAGCATAGCAGCACCTTCCAGAGTTAATTCCAAAAATAGTATTAAAAGGGTTCGATTTCGGGAAACTATTTAAAAAGGCGGAAGAGAATTCAGGTCATGCTCATGAACGGGAAGGCTCTGGCCGAACGCGTAATAGATGACATAAAAGCCGAGGCTGGGCGGATGCGTCTGCGCCCGAAGCTCGCGATAATCTTAGTGGGCAATGACCCGCCTTCGCAGGTATACGTGAGGAAAAAAATCGAAGCCGCGAAAAAGGCCGGAATAGAAACTGGGCTTTTTCATCTTCCAAATGATACTGGGGAGCGCGAGCTTTTCGCGCTCGTTGAGAAGCTCAACCAGGACAAAAAAGTTGATGGGTTCATAGTCCAGGTTCCGCTCCCCGGGCACATCGACACCGACGCGGTTATGGAACGGATACGCCCGGAAAAGGACGTTGACGGCCTTCATCCGTTGAACATAGGCAAAGTGGTGCTCAACCTCGAGGATGAAGCGTTTGTCCCTGCCACCCCTGCAGGCATAATCCTCCTGCTGGAGCATTACAAAGTACGGCTGGAAGGAGCCAACGCAGTGGTCGTGGGAAGGAGCAGCATCGTGGGAAAGCCGGTCTCGGCGATGCTCCTGAACCGGAACGCGAGCGTGAGCGTGTGCCATTCGCGGACAAGGAATCTCGCGGAATTCACGAAAAAAGCCGACGTGCTCATTGTAGCGGCAGGGAAGCCGGGCCTGATAAAGCCCGGGATGGTGAAGCAAGGCGCCTGGGTTGTGGACGCGGGAACGAGAAGGTTGGCCGGAAGGATAGTGGGGGACGTGGATGCCACAGTGCAGAAAAAGGCGAATGTTTCCCCGGTGCCGGGCGGCGTGGGGCCGCTTACAGTTGCTATGCTTTTGAAAAACACTTTAAAAGCAGCCAGGAATAAAATGAAAAACAAAATAGGGAACAGGTGAAAAATTAGCTAGGACTCTTCCTCCTCTTCTTCCTCCTCGTCATCGTCGAAGTCCTCGTCTTCCCAGTCTTCGTCCTCGTCAATCCTCAAAAAATCCATGTACTCACCGTGAATCTGATTTGCGCATATAGGAATGGAAAGTAATAAAAAGGTATTTTATATGCCCGGAATCCGCTCTACCCCTGTATTTTGAATATTTTGACCAGGCCGTCTGAAGTCTCGTAGACGAAATCGAAGCCCGGCAGCTCGCCGAGCACGAACGCGTTGTACAGGTTCGAGTCGTAGAACTTTCCGGTCCTGTCCGCCCATCCGTCGGTTCTCGTTCCGTTCTCGAGCCACACCGGGTCGCGGGTGTAGAGCAGGGTGAATATGTTCCATTTCTTGTCGTCCGTGCTGTAATCGTATTTCAGGAACGCCTTGTGGAGCTTGAGCGCCCCATCCGCGGAGCGGGAATCCATGTCGTAGAGCGCCGCGGTGGCGTTCCCGTCGGCCATAAGGGCCTGCCCGAGGCAGAATCTCGGCTCCCTTTCGAATGCGATTCCTGTGGGGGTTTCGGTTATCTTGAGCAGGTACGCGATGGCCCCTTTCGTTTCGTAGCTTATCTGGCACGCGTCCGAGGATCCGGGACTGGCCGGGATGTAGACCTGGGTCCACAGGTGCTCGAATTCGCACATGCTCGAGCCCGTGGAGCGGTTGACGCTGGTCTGGTTGTTCCTGGCGCATGCGAGGTAATTCAGGGCGCCGTATTTTCCGCCGAAGGAGCTTCCGCTCAATATCAGTTCGCCGTCGAAGAGCGCGTACCTGGAGCCGTAAGCCTTCATGTCCGCCGCGAGTTCCTGGGGCGAGCCGCTCACGTAATCATGGGCTATCTCCCCTATCATTTCAGTGCTCACGTGGTCGTTCCTTATCACCGCGTCCTTCTGGCCGAAGAAATTGATCCAGTGGCCGTAGTCCCACCAGCTGGTGGTGCGCGAGTCGTTTTCGGTATGGTAGCGTATCCACTCCATGCTGTCCAGCCAGTAGTCCGTTATGCGCTCGCACCTGTAAGAAGGCCCTATCACGTCTTCCCCTGCTCCGCTCGGGTCCTTGAGCTGGGAATATACGCAGAGCTGCTGGTTGTACTGGTTGCTCACGCTGCTGTTCGCGAATCCCACGGGATCCTTCCCTGCCGCGCATATTGCCGCAATCTGCGTCTCGGTCGCGCCCTGGAGCCTTAGCTGGTCGCACATGTCCGTGAACTTCTCCCCGAACAGCGCGGGGTTGTCCTGGAAGCGGACCGCGGTGCTGGCTTTCAGGAGGTTGGGCGCGAGGCTCTCGTTGAACTGCATGAATGCGAAGAACGCGCCTATCAGCACCAACGCGTAGAAAAGGTTCTTCCTCCCACCCTCGCTCTTGACGAAAAGTTCGGAAAGGAACCTCTCAAGCTCTTCGAGAATGAATCCGAGTGTGAAGGCGACCATGAAACCAAGGTATATGACGTATTTTGCCTTGAGGAGCCCTATGAGCGCCACTGGGAAGAGGAGCATTACGAAGAACCACGCCATGTTGTCCTCTTTCTTGTAAATCATGCGGTAGAGCCCGTAGACCGAGGCGAGCATCGCGAAGAAGAGCAGGCCCGTGAGCACGCTGTTCTCCTTCTCGCCGAAGTTTATCGTCGTGCCGAGAAGGGTGTTGAGCAGCAATGAGAAAAGAATGAAGCCGGCGTTGGCTATGAAGGACGGGATTGCAAAGATGTATCCCACATAAACGTATATCCCGTGGTCGAATATCTTGCCGATGAAGCCCAGCTGGGGTTCGAACACCGACCCGCTCACGCCCTGCTCTGCAATCGTCCTGTCCAGGGGCTTGTTGAACTCGGCTATCTGCAGGCTGCCTATTGCCATGTTCTTCACCAGCCCGCCGACAGGGGTGAATGCGAACACCATGAACGCGGCTATCGCGATAGCCGCGATTGCATAGGACGGCGCGTCAGGGCCGAAGCTCTTCTCCTCGAACTTGTATTTCTGGAGCGCGTAGAGCACTGCAACTACGAGACCCGCGAGTATCGCAACGGCAGTGTAGGAAACCGGCGGGGAGCCGTAGAACGCCCATTTCGAGGCTGCTGCGAGCAGCGGGAATGCGAGGAACACTCCTGTGATTTTCAAGAAGTTTTCAAGGTCCTTCTTGAGCCAGAACATGGTGGCTGATTGCGCGACGGTGAAAAGCATGAACGCGGTTACTGCGACGACTTCGGAGGAGCTCCCCATGCTGACCGCGAAATATCCCAACCCGGCGAGCGCGGCGTAAAGCAGGCTCTGCTTCTTGTGCGCCCAGAGCAGGAATGCGAATGTCATCGCCAGAGCGAAGAAGGCGTAGGGCTGGATTTCTGCCTCGCCGGCCATCAATTTCATTATGAATATGGGTACAAAGGATGCTATGGCTGACGCGATAAGCGCGTATTCTTCCCTGCACCAGGCGCGGAGCCCCAGGTAAATGAAAAAGCACGCGAAAGCCGCGGCGAAGGGCGGGTACAGGTTGGCGACCAGGGAAAGGATGTAATTGCTGTATCCCTGGCTCCCTGAATAGAGCGAATACCACGTCGCCTCCATGTATGTCAGCAGCGGTACCGTCCTGTGGTTTACTGTATTAGGTGTAATGCCATGTGGATTGTACCATGAAGTCTGGTCGTCCAGCGGATTCTGCCCCAGGGTGACTACCTGCTGGGTCGAGTATAGATAATAGTAGGGGTCCAGTTCCTGGAATATCGGGCTGAGGGACTGCACGCGCACCCAGAAATTTAGGAAGAAAAGCAGGAGCACAAGGGCGGGAATTATGTATTTCTTGTAGTCCGAGGCTATTTGCTGCGGCTGGAATTCAGGAAGCCTGAAGGGCTCCTTCACGAAAGAGAGAACCAGTGCGGCTGCCGCAAGAACGTAAAGAATTGCGGAATTGGCCAGCGCAAGGGTGTGCGAAAAGCTTACCCCTAGTATTATGAATTCCAGGAAAGGCAGGGTGCCCTGGAGTATCCATCCGATTGCTGCGCCGATGAGCGCTTTTTCCAGCCAGGAGAAATCGCTTTTCCTAAAAACGGCCGCTGAAAGGAGCGCGCCCGGCAGGAAGGACGAAAAGAGAATCACTGATAGCGCGTATGCGAAATTGAATTCAATCATGGAGAAACACCATCAGAAAATCAGAGCCCGGAGAGGTCCTCGTCCGTGAGGTGCACTATGCCGCCGGAATCTTCCCGCTTGAGCATCATGGGCGATTTCACGCCCACCACGATGGAGGTGACGCGCACGGCGTTCTTCAATTCAGGATTTATCCTCGCCCCCACTTTCACGCTGGCGTTCTCGTCGAAGCTCGATGTGATTCCATTGCCTATGGATATCGCGTCCCCGAGCGTGAGGTCCGCGCCGCCCTCGATGTGCAGCAGGCCCCCTTTCGCGCCCTCGTAATCCACATCCAGGAGCGGATGCTCCAGCGTGTTCTTTATCACGTTCTGGACCTTGTCGTGGCCGTTCCCCTCCCCGATGGATATGAACGCTATGCCGCCGTTCTGCATCACAGCCTTCACGTCGGCGAAATCCACATTCATCAGGCTCGGGAACATTATCGTGTCCGATATCCCCATCACGGCGTGGCTTGTTATCGAGTCCGCAAGCTCGAACGCCTGGTTGAGCGGGAGGTTCGGCGCGTATGCGAGCAACCGGTTGTTGTCTATCACAACCACAGTGTCGGCTATGCCCACCAGCTCCCGTATGCCGCTCTGCGCAATCCTGAGCCTCGAGCGTTCGATGTTGAACGGGTATGTGACCATCGCTATTACTATTGCACCCTGCTCTTTCGCCACCCTGGCTATGGTGGGCGTGGCGCCTGTTCCGGTCCCTCCGCCCATGCCTGCACATATGAAAACAAGCTCGTTCTCTCCTATTTCCTTCTTGAGCAGTTCCAGGTCGGCTTCGGCGCACTTTTTGGAGAGTTCCGGGCTTCCGCCTGCGCCGAGGCCCTTGGTGATGTTCTTGCCTATGAGTATTTTCCTGTGCGCCTCGGTGATTTTGAGGTGCTTGGAATCGGTGTTCACTGCTATCGCGACCGCGCTCTTCAGCCCGTTCTTCACCATGCGGTTGACGCAGTTGCAGCCCGCGCCACCGACGCCGATTACGGCGATGCGCACTGCTTCGTTCTCAGCCGGAGTGGGTGCTATCGCATCCGAAATGGTCTTTTGCGGGCCCTGGGCAGAATCAGTCTTTGCTGCTTGTATGATATCCTCGAACATCGGACCACCATCATTCTATTAGCTTTAAGCGCAGGCAACTTTCGCTTTCCCTTCTGCGAGAATATTTTTAAACAATGGTTTTCCCGGAAAAAGTTCACGCGCAGGAAACCACATCGGAATTCTTCACTCCGAGGGTTTTCACAGTGAACAGAACGATTCCAGCGACCACGAGCGTGAGCGCCGCTTCGCTCACTATTGCACTTCCGGAGATGAGGGAAACCACGGCCACGAAATCTAGGAGGAAGTGCGCCCCGAGGGCGAACATGAGCCCTTTGAAGTTTTTGTCAATTACTGATTTCATCACGAGCATGGAGGCGCACACGTGGAACGCAATCGCGAGCAGGCGCTCGTAGAGGCTGAGGAACGGAAGGAACGAGTTGGACTGCTCTAACTGGAGCTTCTGCGCCTGGAGCTGGACTATGGTCTGCTGGGCCTGCTCCTGCGTGAGCCCCTGGGAAATGAGCGTCTGGTTGTACGTCGCTAAATCAGTGGTTGCGAAGAAATTGTCCATCACGAAAATGGTCGCGGTCGCGAGAATCCCCACGAATATTATGGATTCCACTCCGCCCCATCCCAAGCCGAACAGCTTCGCGCTTTCCAAAGTGCGCTCCTTCATTATTTTAGTGAATATAAGATAGCGCGCCAATTCCTCGAACAGTGCGGCCATCAGCCCTAAATAGAATGCGAGGGCCAATTTTGCGGCCAGGTCGCCCAATGGAGCGAACAGGTAATAGATGAAGCTCTGGGTGAACAGAACGAACGGGGCGTGAAACACCTGCACGAGTATGAAAAACAATGCTCCGAGGAGCGCGATTTTCAATGGGAGCTTTTTGGATTTGGAATATTTGTACGCGAATAAAATCGGAATTAATATCGCGAGCAAACCCGAGATGATTGCTGCGGCGGCAAAAACTGAGTCCATGCGAGCACCTACCAGAAGACGGAGATTAGAAATAAAAATAAGCGCCCTGGCTGGAAGCGGCTTACAATTAGAAACTCTCGAAGTCAGTTTATCGCACCACAGGTGCATATTGATTGTGTTTTGCTCTCGTTTTTCCTTGATATTTCAATAATTGATAATTAAACAAATGGTCAAAAATAGTTTACATTTACGTGAAGTTGACCTGCAGAAAAAGCGGAAAAACTATTTCTTATTAAAAATGATTAAAAAATTATTTAACTGATTTTAAGAACGCGCGCGTTCATAAGGTATATAGCTGTTTGCCACCATATAGGTTTACTAAACAAAAAAAGAGGATGCGGAATGGAAAACACAATATCTAGATTTATTGAAAGGAATTACAAGCATTTTAATGCGAGGGAGTTGGTTGATGCAGCAAAAGCATATAAAAAGCACATAGATGATGGCGGTAAGATGTTCCTTGCTATGGCGGGTGCAATGTCTACCGCAGAGCTTGGAATAATTTTAGCTGAAATGATACGCAAAGATAAGATACATGCAATATGCACAACAGGCGCAAATCTCGAGGAAGATCTCTTCAATTTAGTTGCGCATGATAAGTATGTGATGGTTGGAAATTATCGCGATTTGACTCCTGAACAAGAGTTTGAATTACTAAAAAAAGGACTAAATAGGGTAACTGACACGTGCATACCTGAAAATGAAGCAATGAGAAAAATAGAAAAATTGATTATGCCAATATGGAAAAAATATGATGCAATTGGAGAAAGAATTTTCCCACATGAATGCATATACGAGCTCATTCATTCCGGGGAATTGAACAAAAATTTTTCTATAGACCCCATAGATAGTTGGCTCATTGCGGCATGTGAAAAAGACATACCAATATTTGTTCCAGGGTGGGCAGACTCCACTCTGGGGAATGTATTCGTAGCAGAACACATCAAAGGAAACATCAGGGATATGCGAACTATGAAAGAAGGTTTAGAATATATGAAAAAATTAGTGTCATGGTATCAAAAAGAGTCTAAATTAAGCAAAATAGGTTTCTTCCAGATAGGTGGGGGCATATCTGGTGACTTCCCAATATGCACTGTACCGCTTATAAATCAGGACGTACGCTTGGAGGATGTTTCGCCGTGGGCATATTTTTGCCAGATAAGCGACTCTACAACTAGCTATGGCTCTTATTCTGGGGCAGTGCCAAATGAGAAAATAACTTGGGGCAAACTTATGCCAAATACCCCTAGATTTATGATTGAGTCGGATGCAACAATAGTGGCACCGCTCATATTTTCATATGTATTAGGACACTAGCAGTCAAATAATTAGAAGGCACTGTCCAAAAACAATTACTTTTCAGGTGGAAAGTTTATACCCTGTGTTGTTGAGACAGTTAGCAGAGATTTCTCTTAGTAGAAAGCGCCCCGGTCGGGATTTTCTAGCCAAGCTTCATCCGAGGCAACCCTAAAAATTATTTATGGGGGGTTGCTTGGGGTGAAGCACTTTAGGGGGCGCACCCCCTGAAGGGCTCTTCGAACCCGAGTCGATGGAGTGACAGTCCATAATGCTAACCACTACACCACCGAGGCATTGAGTATATTTAATTCCAAGAAAGAATTAAATTCCCACCAGCCGGATTTTCAGCCATTCGAATCTTTCGAAAACGCATTTGAACCAGCAACCTATCGGTATCCGCTCAACGCGGTTAAGCAAGCTACAGCCGATCGCTCTACCATTGAGCTATGGTGGGCCAAGTAAAAACCAATCCTGCAAATGCAGACCAGCCACCGGAGCGAAACATTCGGACAGCAGTCCGATTCGTTGAGCTATGGTGGGATTAATAGGACCAATTGTTCCTACATTCTTACACGCACCATAGCGAAAGTATTCGCGAGCACGCGAATCTGATTGAGCTATGGTGGGATAAATTTCTCTAACACGAGAAAACAGTATAATCTGACTGCCTCAGATTTAAAACATTGTGGTTAGGGCAGCTTTGCTAACTATGCGGCGAGATTGGCGCGAACGGATGCTTTAACGGCTTGCAAATGTTTATAAATACCCCGTAGCATATATAAGGTTTACCGATTTTTTCGGGCGAAATTTCATGAGCTGGGTATTTCTTGCTCAGATTAACTGTTCGCTTTCAGAAAACGGTTGGAACTATGTCCTTCATGGTTCGACTCAGACTTCAAGAGCCAAAGAGAGGGGTTTGTCGTTTAAACGACAAAGTATTTACTCTCTTGTCAATTCCTAAGTAACTCCTGAATTCGTAACTCCAGTTGATCCTGCTGGAGGGTATTGCTATCAGAGTTCGACTAAGCCATGCAAGTCAGCCCATTCACTTGGATGGGCGGCAAACGGCTGAGTAACACGTAGTCAACCTGACCTTGGGACGTGGATAACCTCGGGAAACTGAGGACAACCCGCGATAGTTGATCGATGCTGGAATGCTTGATCGACCAAACCGTTTGTGAATTGGAGCAAACGGCCCCAGGATGGGACTGCGGCGGATCATGGTAGTTGGTAGGGTAACGGCCTACCAAGCCGATAATCCGTAGGGGCCATGGAAGTGGTGGCCCCCAGAATGGCACTGAGACAAGGGCCATAGTCCTACGGGATGCAGCAGGCGCGAAACCTTCGCAATGCGCGTAAGCGTGACGAGGGGACTCTGAGTGGTATTAGCTTCTTGCTAGTGCCTTTTGCCTAGTGTAAACGTCGGCCGTCACACGGCCGGTTATTAAGCTAGGAGAATAAGGGTGTGGGCAAGACTGGTGGCAGCCGCCGCGGTAACACCAGCGCCTCGAGTGATACCCACGAATATTGGGCCTAAAGCGTTCGTAGCCGACCCTGTAAGTCCGTTGTGAAATGTTGCCGCTTAACGGTAACGCGTGCAGTGGATACTGTGGGGTTTGGGAGCGGGGGAGGGAAGAAGTACTTCTGGGGTAGCGGTAAAATGCGTTGAGCCCAGAAGGACTTACAGTGGCGAAACTTCGGTTGCGACCGAAAATGTCGCTTCTTTCGAAGCGCCAAGGCGTCTTCCCAAAACGCGTCCGACGGTGAGGAACGAAAGCTGGGGGAGCAAATCGGATTAGATACCCGAGTAGTCCCAGCTGTAAATGATGTAGACTTTGGTGTTTCCATGGCGTAAGCCCTGGAAGTGCCGTAGAGTAGTTGTTAAGTCTACCGCCTGGGGAGTACGACCGCAAGGTTGAAACTTAAAGGAATTGGCGGGGGAGCACCACAAGGGGTGGATGCTACGGTTCAATTGGATACAACGCCAGGAACCTCACCACAGGCGACAGCAGTATGAAGGCCAGACTAAAGATCTTGCCTGACAAGCTGAGAGGTGCTGCATGGCCATCGTCAGCTCGTGGTGTGAATCCTACGCCAAGTAGGAGCACAAACTGTCTGGTTAAGTCCAGCAACGAGCGAGACCCATACATTTAGTTGCTAACTCTTTCTCCGGAAGGGGTGCACTCTAAACGGACTGCCCGTGTTAAATGGGAGGAAGGAGTGGGCGACGGTAGGTCAGTATGGCCCGAATCCTGTGGGCTACACGCGGCATACATTGGCCGGAACAACGGGTCGCAACGCC
Coding sequences within:
- a CDS encoding sodium-translocating pyrophosphatase, yielding MIDAILAAMGAGIFVLLYAAYLVYAILKAPQGSEKMQEIAKAIQEGANAFLTRQYKTLVPLAIILALVIGYFIGWQTGAAFSAGVLTSALAGYVGMMVSVRANVRVAEGAKQGLAKALGLAFSGGAVTGMALIGLGLVSVSGLYAVFGVIPLIGFGFGASLISLFARVGGGIYTKAADVGADLVGKIEKGIPEDDPRNPAVIADNVGDNVGDCAGMAADVFESFVVTIIAAILIGSAPGMPPEYASYPLLIAAIGGVASVFGSFLVSVGPDKKIMNAFYKGILGTAVLMAIGAYLAISKMELFASALVGIAATALIFLITEYYTAKEHKPVQSVANAAKTGAGTNLIQGLAVGMESTALPVLLIVAAIAISFKLAGIYGIAFAAASMISLSGIVIAIDSYGPITDNAGGIAEMSGLSEKVRAITDELDAVGNTTKATTKGFAIAGAALGALALFSAFATDANITNVDLLQPAVTIGLFIGALLPFIFSSMLMTAVGRAAFFIVEEVRRQFREIKGLMEGKAKPDYARAVDISTKTALSELMVPGILAVFTPIVVGLLLGPEALAGLLAGAIACGLLMALFMSTAGAAWDNAKKYIEMGNFGGKGSEAHKAAVIGDTVGDPFKDTAGPALNALIKVVNTVSLVFVALILKYGIKLI
- a CDS encoding DUF3467 domain-containing protein, producing the protein MPKRARKEKQKEPELPELVHVKDPDYREVYATGALGGFDSQGGFHITFYSPNRKLETLGREGPQIVEVSHKVKIIVTPATLKHVLLWLTKSLEEYESKFGKLQEPILPTRARIIGAHPPETMYG
- the tmk gene encoding dTMP kinase, encoding MLIVFEGIDGSGKDTQLELLKRGLKFDHFKYPTKKFGILNDYLEKKIALGSKSLFHLFLADIANEQEAVAKSELAVLDRYVFSTIAYELDGINYANAKKIIEASSFLKPDLVIYLDLTPEISQARKSRQKALDRYEESASYLGGVRANYLKLFKDKFLTDNWRLVDASKGIEEVHTQILATLRGAGVKF
- a CDS encoding bifunctional 5,10-methylenetetrahydrofolate dehydrogenase/5,10-methenyltetrahydrofolate cyclohydrolase, coding for MLMNGKALAERVIDDIKAEAGRMRLRPKLAIILVGNDPPSQVYVRKKIEAAKKAGIETGLFHLPNDTGERELFALVEKLNQDKKVDGFIVQVPLPGHIDTDAVMERIRPEKDVDGLHPLNIGKVVLNLEDEAFVPATPAGIILLLEHYKVRLEGANAVVVGRSSIVGKPVSAMLLNRNASVSVCHSRTRNLAEFTKKADVLIVAAGKPGLIKPGMVKQGAWVVDAGTRRLAGRIVGDVDATVQKKANVSPVPGGVGPLTVAMLLKNTLKAARNKMKNKIGNR
- a CDS encoding STT3 domain-containing protein — encoded protein: MIEFNFAYALSVILFSSFLPGALLSAAVFRKSDFSWLEKALIGAAIGWILQGTLPFLEFIILGVSFSHTLALANSAILYVLAAAALVLSFVKEPFRLPEFQPQQIASDYKKYIIPALVLLLFFLNFWVRVQSLSPIFQELDPYYYLYSTQQVVTLGQNPLDDQTSWYNPHGITPNTVNHRTVPLLTYMEATWYSLYSGSQGYSNYILSLVANLYPPFAAAFACFFIYLGLRAWCREEYALIASAIASFVPIFIMKLMAGEAEIQPYAFFALAMTFAFLLWAHKKQSLLYAALAGLGYFAVSMGSSSEVVAVTAFMLFTVAQSATMFWLKKDLENFLKITGVFLAFPLLAAASKWAFYGSPPVSYTAVAILAGLVVAVLYALQKYKFEEKSFGPDAPSYAIAAIAIAAFMVFAFTPVGGLVKNMAIGSLQIAEFNKPLDRTIAEQGVSGSVFEPQLGFIGKIFDHGIYVYVGYIFAIPSFIANAGFILFSLLLNTLLGTTINFGEKENSVLTGLLFFAMLASVYGLYRMIYKKEDNMAWFFVMLLFPVALIGLLKAKYVIYLGFMVAFTLGFILEELERFLSELFVKSEGGRKNLFYALVLIGAFFAFMQFNESLAPNLLKASTAVRFQDNPALFGEKFTDMCDQLRLQGATETQIAAICAAGKDPVGFANSSVSNQYNQQLCVYSQLKDPSGAGEDVIGPSYRCERITDYWLDSMEWIRYHTENDSRTTSWWDYGHWINFFGQKDAVIRNDHVSTEMIGEIAHDYVSGSPQELAADMKAYGSRYALFDGELILSGSSFGGKYGALNYLACARNNQTSVNRSTGSSMCEFEHLWTQVYIPASPGSSDACQISYETKGAIAYLLKITETPTGIAFEREPRFCLGQALMADGNATAALYDMDSRSADGALKLHKAFLKYDYSTDDKKWNIFTLLYTRDPVWLENGTRTDGWADRTGKFYDSNLYNAFVLGELPGFDFVYETSDGLVKIFKIQG
- the ftsZ gene encoding cell division protein FtsZ, with translation MFEDIIQAAKTDSAQGPQKTISDAIAPTPAENEAVRIAVIGVGGAGCNCVNRMVKNGLKSAVAIAVNTDSKHLKITEAHRKILIGKNITKGLGAGGSPELSKKCAEADLELLKKEIGENELVFICAGMGGGTGTGATPTIARVAKEQGAIVIAMVTYPFNIERSRLRIAQSGIRELVGIADTVVVIDNNRLLAYAPNLPLNQAFELADSITSHAVMGISDTIMFPSLMNVDFADVKAVMQNGGIAFISIGEGNGHDKVQNVIKNTLEHPLLDVDYEGAKGGLLHIEGGADLTLGDAISIGNGITSSFDENASVKVGARINPELKNAVRVTSIVVGVKSPMMLKREDSGGIVHLTDEDLSGL
- a CDS encoding YhfC family glutamic-type intramembrane protease, which codes for MDSVFAAAAIISGLLAILIPILFAYKYSKSKKLPLKIALLGALFFILVQVFHAPFVLFTQSFIYYLFAPLGDLAAKLALAFYLGLMAALFEELARYLIFTKIMKERTLESAKLFGLGWGGVESIIFVGILATATIFVMDNFFATTDLATYNQTLISQGLTQEQAQQTIVQLQAQKLQLEQSNSFLPFLSLYERLLAIAFHVCASMLVMKSVIDKNFKGLMFALGAHFLLDFVAVVSLISGSAIVSEAALTLVVAGIVLFTVKTLGVKNSDVVSCA